Proteins co-encoded in one Candidatus Thiodictyon syntrophicum genomic window:
- a CDS encoding SprT-like domain-containing protein, which yields MHPADAMRVDRNHSAQGSGGGPVAARTRDEAALQARVVAHTRALLAQGGHWLGISPPEAQIRFDLRGRAAGQARFSPRGPWVVRYNPVLLGANAEDFLATTVPHEVAHLVAYVRHGARIRPHGPQWRAIMQFFGVAPERCHRYDLSAVRGRALQEFDYHCNCRGHRLSSIRHNRVLAGGSYICRRCATALRPGLHPGGGGHLRPDEEVLSANERK from the coding sequence ATGCACCCCGCTGACGCCATGAGAGTGGACCGCAATCACAGCGCCCAGGGGAGCGGCGGCGGGCCGGTCGCCGCGCGAACCCGCGACGAGGCGGCCCTGCAAGCGCGCGTCGTGGCCCACACCCGCGCCCTCCTGGCGCAGGGCGGGCACTGGCTGGGGATCAGCCCCCCGGAGGCGCAGATCCGCTTCGATCTGCGCGGACGTGCCGCCGGTCAGGCCCGCTTCAGCCCGCGCGGGCCCTGGGTGGTGCGTTACAATCCGGTGCTGCTCGGGGCCAACGCGGAGGATTTCCTGGCCACCACGGTCCCCCATGAGGTCGCGCACCTGGTCGCCTATGTCCGGCACGGGGCGCGCATCCGTCCCCACGGGCCCCAGTGGCGGGCAATCATGCAGTTCTTCGGCGTCGCGCCCGAGCGCTGTCACCGCTACGACCTGTCGGCGGTGCGCGGCCGTGCCCTCCAAGAGTTCGACTACCACTGCAACTGCCGCGGCCATCGCCTGAGCAGTATCCGCCACAACCGCGTCCTGGCCGGCGGGAGCTACATCTGTCGGCGCTGCGCGACTGCGCTACGCCCCGGTCTTCACCCCGGCGGGGGCGGGCACTTGAGACCTGACGAAGAAGTTTTGTCCGCAAATGAACGCAAATGA
- a CDS encoding S-methyl-5'-thioinosine phosphorylase, with product MTGLLAIIGGSGFQRLGGLEVTAQLRPDTPFGPLSAPVLRGHLARRPVLFLARHGDGHRLPPHRINYRANLWALHAAGAGPVVGLAAVGGITAGLSPRTFAVPDQLIDYTWGREHSFHDGESLPVRHVDFTEPYCPRLRHDLLCACAAAGVPALAAATYGATQGPRLETAAEITRMERDGCDLVGMTGMPEAALARELGLRYACLAFVVNWAAGKTAGAITMAEIDGHIAHCTGQVERILAALAAAS from the coding sequence GTGACAGGTCTTCTTGCGATCATCGGGGGTTCGGGCTTTCAGCGGCTGGGGGGCCTCGAGGTCACGGCGCAACTCCGGCCGGACACCCCCTTCGGCCCCCTCTCGGCACCGGTCCTGCGCGGGCACCTAGCCCGCCGACCGGTGCTTTTTCTTGCCCGCCACGGCGACGGCCATCGGTTGCCGCCGCACCGTATCAACTACCGGGCGAATCTGTGGGCCCTGCACGCCGCCGGGGCCGGGCCCGTGGTGGGGCTGGCCGCCGTCGGCGGCATCACCGCGGGCTTGAGCCCGCGCACCTTCGCCGTCCCCGACCAACTCATCGACTATACCTGGGGGCGCGAGCACAGCTTCCACGACGGCGAGTCGCTCCCCGTCCGCCATGTGGACTTCACCGAACCCTACTGCCCGCGGTTGCGCCACGACCTGCTCTGCGCCTGCGCCGCCGCCGGGGTCCCGGCGCTCGCCGCCGCGACCTATGGGGCGACGCAAGGACCGCGGCTGGAGACGGCGGCGGAGATCACCCGGATGGAGCGCGATGGCTGTGACCTGGTGGGTATGACGGGCATGCCCGAGGCGGCCCTGGCCCGGGAATTGGGGCTGCGTTACGCCTGCCTCGCCTTCGTCGTCAACTGGGCCGCCGGCAAGACGGCGGGCGCGATCACCATGGCCGAGATCGACGGTCACATCGCGCACTGCACGGGGCAGGTCGAACGTATCCTGGCGGCGCTGGCGGCGGCCTCCTGA